In Pirellulales bacterium, the genomic stretch CTCGGCAATGCCATGCATTTCGTCGGCGGTCGAAATCACATCGTGCTCGCCGACGACCACGAGCGTCGGCACTCGAATTTCAGCCAATGAAGCGGTCATGTCGGGCCGGGTTGCCATCGCGCCGAGAGCCGATGCGATCCCGATCGGCGAAGCGCGATGCATTGCGGCCACGGTGTCGGCGACGCACGGGCGCTGTTGGGCTATGGTTTCGGGGCCGAAGAATTTCGGCAGCATGGCCGCGACGACCGGTTCGGTTCCCTCGGTCAGCGTTCGCTTGGCCAATTCCGCGCGTCCGGCCGCGGCCTGCGGTGAATCGGCGATCGCACGCGTGTCGCACACCACGAGCGCGGCAAGCCGGCGGCCATGTTTCTTGCAAAACTGCCACGCGATGTAGCCCCCCATCGATAGCCCGCAGAACACGATCGGCCGATCGACCCCGAGCTGATCCAAAAGCGCGGCAAGGTCGTCGGCATAGGCGGCCATCGAGACGGCGGCAAGCTCCGAACCATCGTCGGGTGCGTTCGAGCTCTCGCCGAAACCCCGCAAATCGGGCGCGATCACCCGGCCATGGACGCTGAAATATTCGATCTGCTCACGCCACATCGTGTGGTCGAGCGGAAATCCGTGTACCAGCAGCAGCGCC encodes the following:
- a CDS encoding alpha/beta fold hydrolase, producing MKSVSVGNVTLALEDRGGSRSQAEPSFSKPALLLVHGFPLDHTMWREQIEYFSVHGRVIAPDLRGFGESSNAPDDGSELAAVSMAAYADDLAALLDQLGVDRPIVFCGLSMGGYIAWQFCKKHGRRLAALVVCDTRAIADSPQAAAGRAELAKRTLTEGTEPVVAAMLPKFFGPETIAQQRPCVADTVAAMHRASPIGIASALGAMATRPDMTASLAEIRVPTLVVVGEHDVISTADEMHGIAERIADAELVVIPGAGHISPLEDPEAFNHALERFLREKAGWN